In a single window of the Sediminicoccus sp. KRV36 genome:
- a CDS encoding aspartate aminotransferase family protein, with amino-acid sequence MNELSIPRPNNLDAFWMPYSDNKYFKDKPRLLARAEGMLYFTPEGREVLDGTAGLWCCNAGHGRREIVEAIQKQAAILDFAPTFQLGHPIAFEAAARVAELTPEGLDRVFFTNSGSESADTALKIALAYQRARGQAQRVRLVGRERGYHGVGFGGMSVGGIGTNRKQFGAMLPYVDHLPHTHLPEQNAFSRGLPQHGAHLADDLERLVALHGDTIAAVMVEPLAGSTGVLVPPVGYLQRLRDLCDKHGILLIYDEVITGFGRIGTHFGSERLGVTPDIMTMAKGLTNAAVPMGAVAVKNEIYETIIQGTAAGIEFFHGYTYSGHPLAAAAALAAIDIHVREDLPGRVRAIEGYWEEAAHSMRSAPNVIDIRNHGLIAGIELSSLAGKPGERAMRVFRRCFDDGLLVRVTGDIVALSPPLIIEKHHVDRIFTTLGDAIHKEAA; translated from the coding sequence ATGAACGAACTCTCGATTCCCCGTCCGAACAACCTCGACGCCTTCTGGATGCCGTACTCGGACAACAAGTATTTCAAGGACAAGCCGCGCCTGCTCGCGCGCGCCGAGGGCATGCTCTATTTCACCCCCGAGGGCCGGGAGGTGCTGGACGGCACCGCCGGCCTCTGGTGCTGCAATGCCGGGCATGGCCGCCGCGAGATCGTGGAAGCCATCCAGAAGCAGGCTGCCATCCTCGACTTCGCCCCCACCTTCCAGCTCGGCCACCCCATCGCCTTCGAGGCGGCGGCGCGCGTGGCAGAGCTGACGCCCGAGGGGCTGGACCGCGTCTTCTTCACCAATTCCGGCAGCGAGAGCGCCGATACGGCGCTGAAGATCGCCCTCGCCTATCAGCGCGCCCGCGGCCAGGCCCAGCGGGTGCGCCTGGTGGGGCGTGAGCGCGGCTATCACGGCGTGGGCTTTGGCGGCATGTCGGTGGGCGGCATCGGCACCAACCGCAAGCAGTTCGGCGCCATGCTGCCCTATGTGGACCATTTGCCGCACACCCACCTGCCGGAGCAGAACGCCTTCTCGCGCGGATTGCCGCAGCATGGCGCGCATCTGGCCGATGATCTGGAACGCCTGGTCGCCCTGCATGGCGATACCATCGCGGCGGTGATGGTCGAGCCACTGGCCGGCTCCACCGGCGTGCTGGTGCCGCCCGTGGGCTACCTGCAGCGCCTGCGGGACCTGTGCGACAAGCACGGCATCCTGCTGATCTATGACGAGGTCATCACCGGCTTCGGCCGCATCGGCACGCATTTCGGCTCCGAACGCCTGGGTGTCACGCCCGACATCATGACCATGGCCAAGGGGCTGACCAATGCCGCCGTGCCCATGGGCGCCGTCGCGGTGAAGAACGAGATCTACGAGACCATCATCCAGGGCACGGCCGCGGGGATCGAATTCTTCCACGGCTACACCTATTCCGGCCATCCGCTGGCCGCCGCCGCCGCCCTGGCCGCGATTGACATCCATGTGCGCGAGGATCTGCCTGGCCGGGTCCGCGCGATCGAAGGCTATTGGGAGGAGGCGGCGCATTCCATGCGCAGCGCGCCCAATGTGATTGATATCCGCAACCATGGCCTCATCGCCGGGATCGAGCTTTCATCGCTGGCCGGCAAGCCGGGTGAGCGCGCCATGCGGGTGTTCCGCCGCTGCTTCGATGACGGCCTGCTGGTGCGCGTGACGGGCGATATCGTGGCGCTCAGCCCGCCGCTCATCATCGAGAAGCATCATGTGGACCGCATCTTCACGACGCTCGGTGATGCGATCCACAAGGAAGCCGCGTGA
- a CDS encoding DUF2470 domain-containing protein: MPDDTPPDPGFEARRIIRAATAATLATQQEGQPFASLVTPGCTPGLAPLLWLSSLSEHTRHLQREPRCALLFTAPAETLNPQTAPRVTLTGIAEQITDAALKARWLARHPYAALYADFGDFALWRVTPMGALMVGGFARATRLKMAQLLPEPEAVAAIAEAEAGIIEHVNTDHADAVAVIATALLGGAPGAWLLTAVDVDGLELSCGETVLRLGFAAPARDADSVRAELIRTARRARAIIAATQQ; the protein is encoded by the coding sequence ATGCCCGACGATACGCCCCCCGACCCTGGTTTCGAAGCGCGCCGCATCATCCGCGCCGCAACGGCCGCGACCCTCGCCACCCAGCAGGAAGGCCAGCCCTTCGCCAGCCTGGTGACGCCCGGCTGCACACCTGGCCTCGCCCCGCTGCTGTGGCTGTCCTCCCTCTCGGAGCATACGCGGCATCTGCAGCGGGAGCCGCGCTGCGCGCTGCTCTTCACCGCCCCCGCCGAGACGCTGAACCCACAAACCGCGCCGCGCGTGACGCTGACCGGGATCGCCGAGCAGATCACCGATGCCGCGCTGAAGGCGCGCTGGCTGGCGCGCCACCCCTATGCCGCGCTCTACGCTGATTTCGGCGATTTCGCGCTGTGGCGGGTGACGCCGATGGGCGCGCTGATGGTGGGTGGCTTCGCCCGCGCCACGCGCCTCAAGATGGCGCAGCTCCTGCCGGAGCCGGAGGCCGTGGCGGCCATCGCCGAAGCCGAGGCCGGCATCATCGAACATGTGAATACGGACCATGCCGATGCCGTGGCGGTCATCGCCACAGCGCTGCTCGGGGGCGCGCCGGGCGCATGGCTGCTGACTGCGGTGGATGTCGATGGGCTGGAGCTGAGCTGTGGCGAAACGGTGCTGCGCCTGGGTTTCGCAGCCCCCGCCCGGGATGCCGATTCCGTGCGTGCCGAATTGATCCGGACAGCCCGTCGGGCCAGGGCGATTATTGCTGCAACGCAGCAATAA
- a CDS encoding nucleotidyltransferase family protein, producing MLLAAGLGSRMRPLTAETAKPLLPLLGRSLLDHALDRLALAGVEEVVVNAHWCAEKVAAALAAREGTPPRLRLQLEPELLETGGGIRRALPRLGEAPFAVVNGDAYWLDGPTPALTLLARHFDPAQMDALLLLIRTTQIEGEVGRGDFFLDATGRLRRPGPGQIAPYVFGGVQIMAPALVAPEAEGRFSLNRCYDRAIGQGRLFGLVHDGAWFHLSTPGDLARTERRLLGRMRGHWL from the coding sequence ATGCTCCTCGCCGCCGGCCTCGGTAGCCGCATGCGGCCCCTGACGGCAGAGACGGCGAAGCCGCTGCTGCCGCTGCTTGGCCGCTCGCTGCTGGACCACGCGCTGGACCGGCTGGCGCTGGCCGGCGTCGAGGAGGTGGTCGTCAACGCCCATTGGTGCGCCGAAAAGGTGGCAGCGGCGCTGGCCGCGCGGGAGGGCACGCCGCCCCGGCTGCGCCTGCAGCTGGAGCCCGAATTGCTGGAGACCGGCGGCGGCATCCGCCGTGCCCTGCCCCGCCTGGGCGAGGCGCCCTTCGCCGTGGTGAATGGCGACGCCTATTGGCTGGATGGTCCCACCCCGGCCCTGACCCTGCTCGCGCGGCATTTCGACCCGGCACAAATGGATGCCTTGCTGCTGCTGATCCGCACCACCCAGATCGAGGGCGAAGTCGGGCGTGGCGATTTCTTCCTCGATGCCACGGGGCGCTTGCGCCGCCCCGGTCCGGGCCAGATCGCGCCCTATGTGTTCGGCGGCGTCCAGATCATGGCGCCAGCCCTGGTCGCGCCCGAGGCGGAGGGGCGGTTCAGCCTCAATCGCTGCTATGACCGCGCCATCGGCCAGGGCCGCCTGTTCGGCCTCGTGCATGATGGCGCCTGGTTCCATCTCTCGACACCGGGCGATCTGGCACGAACCGAGCGGCGCCTGCTCGGCCGGATGCGCGGCCACTGGCTGTGA
- a CDS encoding phosphotransferase translates to MTLLDAHGYATARQDILQADASKHYIRLSGGPRPALLMRTPSAEYLDAFLRVARHLESLGVPAPGVIGVEAATHTALVQDLGRASMADALDAGAEAAPLYFDAARSLVALHAAPPPAGLPAWDAAAMIRATEATFCDWWWPATFGTPCGPEIRQGLGSALAAMLAPFAGEGFVHRDYFPANLIPTPRGMAVIDFQDAATGHPAYDLVSLVEDARRDVDPALREAVVSAYLAQRPGLDAEGFRAAMAVHAAQRHLRVAALWVRLDRRDGKPHYLRHGPRCWALLGRALEHPAAMPLARFLDAHLPAGRRQNP, encoded by the coding sequence GTGACGCTGCTCGATGCCCATGGCTATGCCACGGCCCGGCAGGACATCCTCCAGGCTGATGCCAGCAAGCACTATATCCGGCTCAGCGGGGGGCCACGCCCGGCGCTTCTCATGCGGACGCCCTCGGCCGAATATCTCGATGCGTTCCTGCGGGTGGCGCGGCATCTGGAATCGCTCGGCGTGCCGGCGCCGGGGGTGATCGGCGTGGAGGCCGCTACTCACACCGCCCTGGTGCAGGATCTGGGCAGGGCCAGCATGGCCGACGCGCTGGATGCGGGGGCCGAGGCGGCGCCGCTCTATTTCGACGCCGCGCGCAGCCTCGTGGCACTGCACGCGGCGCCACCGCCCGCAGGGCTGCCCGCCTGGGATGCCGCGGCCATGATCCGCGCCACCGAGGCGACATTCTGCGACTGGTGGTGGCCCGCCACCTTCGGCACGCCCTGCGGCCCCGAAATCCGCCAGGGGCTGGGCAGTGCGCTTGCCGCCATGCTCGCCCCTTTCGCGGGGGAAGGCTTTGTCCACCGGGATTATTTTCCGGCCAATCTGATCCCCACGCCGCGCGGCATGGCGGTGATCGATTTCCAGGATGCGGCCACCGGCCACCCCGCCTATGACCTCGTCTCCCTGGTGGAGGATGCGCGGCGTGACGTGGACCCCGCCCTGCGGGAGGCGGTGGTCAGCGCCTATCTCGCGCAGCGCCCGGGGCTGGATGCCGAAGGCTTTCGCGCGGCCATGGCGGTGCATGCGGCACAACGGCATTTGCGCGTGGCGGCCCTGTGGGTGCGGCTGGATCGGCGCGACGGCAAGCCGCACTATCTGCGGCACGGGCCGCGCTGCTGGGCGCTGCTGGGCCGCGCGCTGGAACATCCGGCCGCCATGCCCCTGGCACGCTTCCTCGATGCGCATCTGCCCGCCGGGCGGCGGCAGAACCCGTGA
- a CDS encoding LutB/LldF family L-lactate oxidation iron-sulfur protein has translation MLSTSPQFKENASKAMADAGLQKALGTAKGAFLQRRAAAVANLPEFEALRNTARDIKNHTLANLDFYLEKFAENVERAGGVVHWCSTPDEARAAVLEICRKANAKTVTKGKSIISEELGINHHLEEHGITPVETDLGEYIIQLRGEIPSHIIAPAFHLNREDWEADFRRAHTDLDPNRVFHERRDILSEARTRLRQKFLAADVGITGANFLIAETGSSVIVTNEGNGDLTQTLPRVHIALASIEKVVPTLEDATSLLRVLARSATGQDFSVYTTFSTGVRRKGDLDGPEEYHVVLIDGGRSNMIGTEFQDMLRCIRCAACMNHCPVYGATGGHAYGWVYPGPMGSVLTPSLIGVKEAGHLPNASTFCGRCESVCPVKIPLPNLMRHWREREFERHLQPGGVRSGLDIWAWFAKRPGMYRLAARWGIGALGWLGRKKGAFKSLPLAAGWTAGRDLPVPQGRTFMDEYARRQRAGVGR, from the coding sequence GTGCTCTCGACCTCGCCACAATTCAAGGAAAACGCCAGCAAGGCCATGGCGGATGCCGGGCTGCAAAAGGCGCTGGGGACCGCGAAGGGCGCTTTCCTGCAACGCCGGGCGGCGGCCGTCGCGAACCTCCCGGAATTCGAGGCGCTGCGGAACACCGCGCGGGACATCAAGAACCACACCCTGGCTAATCTTGATTTCTACCTGGAAAAATTCGCCGAGAATGTGGAGCGCGCCGGCGGCGTGGTGCATTGGTGCAGCACCCCCGATGAAGCGCGCGCCGCCGTGCTGGAAATCTGCCGCAAGGCCAATGCCAAGACCGTCACCAAGGGCAAGTCCATCATCTCCGAGGAACTCGGGATCAACCATCACCTGGAAGAACACGGCATCACGCCGGTCGAGACCGATCTGGGCGAATACATCATCCAGCTGCGCGGTGAGATCCCCTCCCACATCATCGCCCCCGCCTTCCACCTGAACCGCGAGGATTGGGAGGCGGATTTCCGGCGCGCGCATACCGACCTCGACCCCAACCGCGTCTTCCACGAGCGGCGCGACATCCTGAGCGAGGCGCGCACCCGGCTGCGCCAGAAATTCCTGGCGGCCGATGTCGGCATCACCGGCGCCAATTTCCTGATCGCCGAGACGGGTTCCAGCGTCATCGTCACCAATGAGGGCAATGGCGACCTGACGCAGACCCTGCCGCGCGTGCATATCGCGCTCGCCTCCATCGAGAAGGTGGTCCCCACGCTGGAGGATGCGACGAGCCTGCTCCGGGTGCTGGCGCGCTCCGCCACCGGGCAGGATTTCTCGGTCTACACCACCTTCAGCACGGGGGTGCGCCGCAAGGGCGATCTGGACGGGCCGGAGGAGTATCACGTCGTTCTGATTGACGGCGGCCGGTCCAACATGATCGGCACGGAATTCCAGGACATGCTGCGCTGCATCCGCTGCGCTGCCTGCATGAATCACTGCCCGGTCTATGGCGCCACGGGCGGGCATGCCTATGGCTGGGTCTATCCGGGGCCGATGGGCTCGGTGCTGACGCCCAGCCTGATCGGGGTGAAGGAGGCGGGGCACCTGCCGAATGCCAGCACCTTCTGCGGCCGCTGCGAGTCCGTCTGCCCGGTGAAGATCCCGCTGCCCAACCTCATGCGCCATTGGCGGGAGCGCGAGTTCGAGCGGCATTTGCAGCCGGGTGGCGTGCGCAGCGGCCTCGACATCTGGGCCTGGTTCGCCAAGCGGCCGGGGATGTATCGCCTGGCTGCGCGGTGGGGGATTGGCGCGCTGGGTTGGCTGGGCCGCAAAAAGGGCGCCTTCAAGTCCCTGCCGCTCGCCGCTGGCTGGACGGCGGGGCGCGATCTGCCGGTGCCGCAGGGCCGCACCTTCATGGATGAATATGCCCGCCGGCAGCGTGCCGGGGTAGGCCGATGA
- a CDS encoding phosphoenolpyruvate carboxykinase, whose amino-acid sequence MTASALAGTGVASSNPVHANLTAPLLVQHALARGEGRLSADGAFIAITGVHTGRSVQDKFVVDDPAVTQDIWWGKINKKMEAAKFQGLATKVRGWLAERPVLFTQDLYAGADPAHRIRVRLVTTNAWHAMFARNMFIRPPVAELAGFTPDFTILHAPEYEADPAVDGCRTSTCIALSFAQKTILIAGTSYAGEIKKSIFTVMNWLLPAAGVLPMHCSANVGAAGDVALFFGLSGTGKTTLSSDPERSLIGDDEHGWSDQGVFNFEGGCYAKVIKLSREAEPQIWDASHRFGAVLENVVADERGVLDLEDNRYTENTRSCYPIEFIPNVTITGKAGLPKNVVMLTADAFGVLPPISKLSPAQAMYHFLSGYTARVAGTEKGMGKEPQATFSTCFGAPFLPRHPEVYGRMLNDLIAKHGADCWLVNTGWTGGAYGTGSRMSIQHTRALLRAALDGSLAKVEFEQDPFFGLMIPKSVPGIPAHVLNPRESWADKAAYDATAKNLVSLFEQNFETFAGAVDASVKAAAIKAAA is encoded by the coding sequence ATGACCGCATCCGCCCTCGCCGGCACTGGCGTTGCCTCCAGCAACCCGGTTCACGCCAATCTGACGGCGCCGCTGCTGGTGCAGCACGCCCTGGCGCGTGGGGAAGGCCGGCTCTCGGCGGATGGCGCCTTCATCGCCATCACGGGCGTGCATACGGGCCGTTCCGTGCAGGACAAGTTCGTGGTGGATGATCCCGCCGTCACCCAGGACATCTGGTGGGGCAAGATCAACAAGAAGATGGAGGCCGCGAAGTTCCAGGGCCTCGCCACCAAGGTGCGCGGCTGGCTGGCCGAGCGCCCGGTGCTGTTCACGCAGGATCTCTATGCGGGTGCGGACCCCGCGCATCGCATCCGCGTGCGCCTGGTGACGACCAATGCCTGGCACGCGATGTTCGCGCGCAACATGTTCATCCGCCCGCCCGTGGCGGAGCTCGCTGGCTTCACGCCCGACTTCACCATCCTGCACGCCCCGGAATATGAGGCGGACCCAGCCGTGGATGGCTGCCGCACCAGCACCTGCATCGCGCTGAGCTTCGCGCAGAAGACCATCCTGATCGCCGGCACCAGCTATGCCGGCGAAATCAAGAAGAGCATCTTCACCGTGATGAACTGGTTGCTGCCGGCGGCCGGCGTGCTGCCGATGCATTGCAGCGCCAATGTGGGCGCCGCGGGCGATGTGGCGCTGTTCTTCGGCCTCTCCGGCACCGGCAAGACGACGCTGAGCAGCGACCCGGAACGCAGCCTGATCGGCGATGACGAGCATGGCTGGTCGGACCAGGGCGTCTTCAACTTCGAGGGCGGCTGCTACGCCAAGGTCATCAAGCTGAGCCGCGAGGCCGAGCCGCAGATCTGGGATGCGTCGCACCGCTTCGGCGCCGTGCTGGAGAATGTGGTGGCCGATGAGCGTGGCGTGCTCGACCTCGAGGATAACCGCTATACGGAGAATACGCGCTCCTGCTACCCGATCGAATTCATCCCGAATGTGACGATCACGGGCAAGGCGGGCCTGCCGAAGAATGTGGTGATGCTGACGGCCGATGCCTTCGGCGTGCTGCCGCCCATCTCCAAGCTCTCGCCCGCCCAGGCGATGTACCACTTCCTGTCAGGCTATACGGCGCGCGTCGCCGGCACCGAGAAGGGTATGGGCAAGGAGCCGCAGGCGACCTTCAGCACCTGCTTCGGCGCACCCTTCCTGCCGCGCCATCCGGAAGTCTATGGCCGCATGCTGAACGATCTGATCGCGAAGCATGGCGCCGATTGCTGGCTGGTGAACACCGGCTGGACCGGCGGCGCCTATGGCACCGGCAGCCGCATGAGCATCCAGCACACACGCGCCTTGCTGCGCGCCGCGCTGGATGGTTCCCTCGCCAAGGTCGAGTTCGAGCAGGATCCGTTCTTTGGCCTGATGATCCCCAAGAGCGTTCCCGGCATCCCCGCGCATGTGCTGAACCCGCGCGAGAGCTGGGCCGACAAGGCCGCCTATGACGCCACGGCGAAGAACCTGGTCAGCCTGTTCGAGCAGAATTTCGAGACCTTCGCCGGTGCGGTCGATGCCAGCGTGAAGGCCGCCGCGATCAAGGCGGCGGCATAA
- a CDS encoding GTP-binding protein, with translation MSETIAPVPVTVLTGYLGAGKTTLLNRILTENHGKKFAVIINEFGELGVDNDLVVDADEEVFEMNNGCICCTVRGDLIRILSSLMKRREKFDGIIVETTGLADPAPVAQTFFVDEDVKRATKLDAIVTVVDAKHLLARLDDTKEAEEQIAFADLILLNKMDLVSEAEAVEVERRIRAINPMVELIRSTKSDAPISSVIGRDAFNLERILVREPDFLSGEDHHEHDSEVNSVAFEVSRPIDPEKFNTWMTDLLAAKGQDLLRTKGILAYPDEDRRFAFQAVHMIADGDYIGPWKDGDPRKSKIVFIGRDLNRPQLRRGFEACQA, from the coding sequence ATGAGCGAAACCATCGCGCCCGTCCCTGTCACCGTCCTCACCGGCTATCTCGGCGCCGGCAAGACTACGCTGCTCAATCGCATCCTCACCGAGAACCACGGCAAGAAATTCGCTGTGATCATCAACGAATTCGGCGAATTGGGCGTGGATAATGACCTCGTCGTGGATGCCGATGAGGAGGTGTTCGAGATGAACAACGGCTGCATCTGCTGCACCGTGCGCGGCGACCTGATCCGCATCCTCTCCTCCCTCATGAAGCGGCGCGAGAAGTTCGACGGCATCATCGTCGAAACCACCGGCCTCGCGGACCCCGCCCCGGTGGCGCAGACCTTCTTCGTGGATGAGGATGTGAAGCGCGCCACCAAGCTGGACGCGATTGTCACCGTCGTGGACGCCAAGCACCTGCTCGCCCGCCTGGATGACACCAAGGAAGCCGAGGAGCAGATCGCCTTCGCCGACCTCATCCTGCTCAACAAGATGGATTTGGTGAGCGAAGCGGAGGCGGTGGAAGTGGAGCGCCGCATCCGCGCCATCAACCCGATGGTGGAGCTGATCCGCAGCACGAAATCCGACGCGCCAATTTCCAGCGTGATCGGCCGTGACGCCTTCAACCTGGAGCGCATCCTGGTGCGGGAGCCGGACTTCCTCTCCGGCGAGGATCACCACGAGCATGACAGCGAGGTGAACTCCGTCGCCTTCGAGGTGAGCCGCCCGATTGACCCGGAAAAATTCAATACCTGGATGACCGATCTGCTGGCCGCCAAGGGGCAGGACCTGCTGCGCACCAAGGGTATCCTCGCCTATCCGGACGAGGATCGCCGCTTCGCCTTCCAGGCCGTGCACATGATCGCCGATGGCGATTACATCGGGCCCTGGAAGGACGGCGATCCGCGCAAGTCCAAGATCGTCTTCATCGGGCGGGATCTGAACCGGCCGCAGCTGCGGCGCGGGTTTGAGGCGTGCCAGGCGTAA
- a CDS encoding HXXEE domain-containing protein, with protein MTLTDLLWLSTAAYALHVIEEFVLNWRDWARNVLGLPVEWPSFYVVNAAVGVLGVTAAMIAQELPAVALSLPALMFINATFFHVLPVIRFGGRFSPGLISALLLFYPLAIACYAVAEVSWAGVALSVLIGAGLMAWPVALLKIRDKPYFRQDR; from the coding sequence ATGACCCTGACGGATCTGTTGTGGCTTTCGACCGCCGCCTATGCGCTGCATGTCATCGAGGAATTCGTGCTGAATTGGCGCGACTGGGCGCGGAATGTGCTGGGGCTGCCGGTGGAATGGCCGAGCTTCTACGTGGTGAACGCGGCCGTGGGCGTGCTGGGGGTCACGGCGGCCATGATCGCGCAGGAGCTGCCGGCGGTGGCCTTGAGCCTGCCGGCCCTCATGTTCATCAACGCCACCTTTTTTCACGTGCTGCCGGTGATCCGCTTCGGAGGGCGTTTCTCACCCGGGCTGATCTCGGCGTTGCTGCTGTTCTACCCGCTGGCGATCGCCTGCTACGCGGTGGCAGAGGTGTCCTGGGCCGGGGTGGCGCTTTCCGTGCTGATCGGCGCCGGGTTGATGGCGTGGCCCGTCGCGCTGCTGAAAATCAGGGACAAGCCATATTTCCGGCAGGACCGCTGA
- the tsaE gene encoding tRNA (adenosine(37)-N6)-threonylcarbamoyltransferase complex ATPase subunit type 1 TsaE — MNITLDTLTATEALATRLAGLARAGDALLLQGPLGAGKSALARAFLRAATGDPALEVPSPTFTLVQSYDLPGGIAAHHFDLYRLGGPAGLIELGWDEARAGIILVEWPERLGPLVPQGALHVELLPGASEEARQARLSGWEGRL; from the coding sequence ATGAACATCACGCTCGACACCCTGACCGCCACCGAGGCGCTGGCCACGCGCCTGGCCGGGCTGGCGCGCGCGGGTGATGCGCTGCTGCTGCAAGGGCCGCTCGGTGCGGGAAAATCCGCCCTGGCCCGCGCCTTCCTGCGCGCCGCGACCGGCGATCCGGCGCTGGAAGTGCCCAGCCCCACCTTCACCCTCGTGCAATCCTATGACCTGCCGGGCGGCATCGCAGCGCATCATTTCGACCTGTACCGGCTGGGCGGGCCGGCCGGGCTGATCGAGCTGGGCTGGGATGAGGCGCGGGCGGGGATCATCCTGGTGGAATGGCCGGAGCGGCTCGGGCCGCTCGTCCCGCAGGGGGCGCTTCACGTGGAACTGCTCCCCGGCGCTTCGGAGGAGGCCCGGCAGGCGCGCCTGTCCGGCTGGGAGGGGCGCCTGTGA